In Microbacterium binotii, one DNA window encodes the following:
- a CDS encoding AMP-binding protein: MTARPPSAPGARGVLGAVRAALDGAGPAVHLGGAAPVPVPAGVAAVVTTSGSTGYPKDVLLSRSALIASASSTAARIGEGTWLLALPATYVAGLQVLVRSLLAGHEPAILEGRFSVEGFVAAARGMASAAHGARTPTYTSLVPAQVNQLVAAADAPEVRAALASFEAILVGGQALPDAVRERAASLGARIVRTYGASETSGGCVYDGVPLDGVRVRIADGEVQLSGPMLADGYRDDPERTAAAFVRDDAGQRWYRTGDAGSFEDRRLRVAGRLDNVIVSGGVNVSLDRVERVVRGLPGFADAVVVGAAHERWGETPVVVVPGADAAASARLDEVRVAVGADLGAPARPDRIEVVASIPLLASGKPDRRALRALIER, from the coding sequence CTGACCGCCCGGCCCCCGTCGGCGCCGGGCGCCCGCGGGGTGCTGGGGGCGGTGCGCGCGGCGCTCGACGGCGCCGGTCCCGCCGTCCACCTCGGCGGCGCAGCGCCGGTGCCGGTGCCGGCGGGGGTCGCGGCGGTCGTCACGACCTCGGGGTCGACCGGCTACCCCAAGGACGTGCTGCTCAGCCGCAGCGCCCTCATCGCGAGCGCGAGCTCCACCGCCGCGCGGATCGGGGAGGGCACGTGGTTGCTGGCGCTGCCCGCGACCTACGTGGCGGGGCTGCAGGTGCTCGTGCGCTCGCTGCTGGCGGGGCATGAACCGGCGATCCTCGAGGGTCGCTTCTCGGTGGAGGGCTTCGTCGCCGCCGCGCGGGGCATGGCCTCCGCCGCGCACGGCGCACGCACGCCGACCTACACCTCGCTCGTTCCGGCGCAGGTGAACCAGCTGGTCGCCGCGGCCGACGCGCCTGAGGTGCGTGCGGCCCTCGCCTCGTTCGAGGCGATCCTCGTCGGCGGACAGGCGCTTCCGGACGCCGTGCGCGAGCGCGCCGCATCCCTCGGGGCGCGCATCGTGCGCACCTACGGGGCGAGTGAGACCAGCGGCGGATGCGTGTACGACGGCGTTCCGCTGGACGGTGTGCGCGTGCGGATCGCGGACGGCGAGGTGCAGCTGTCGGGACCGATGCTCGCCGACGGGTACCGCGACGATCCCGAGCGCACGGCCGCAGCCTTCGTGCGCGACGACGCGGGGCAGCGCTGGTACCGCACGGGTGACGCCGGTTCGTTCGAGGACAGACGCCTGCGGGTCGCCGGCCGTCTCGACAACGTGATCGTCTCCGGCGGGGTCAACGTGTCGCTCGACCGGGTCGAGCGCGTCGTGCGGGGACTCCCCGGATTCGCGGACGCGGTCGTGGTGGGCGCGGCGCACGAGCGGTGGGGTGAGACACCCGTCGTCGTCGTGCCGGGAGCGGATGCAGCCGCATCCGCGCGTCTGGACGAGGTGCGCGTGGCGGTCGGCGCCGACCTCGGAGCGCCGGCGCGACCCGATCGCATCGAGGTGGTTGCGAGCATCCCGCTGCTGGCCAGCGGCAAGCCGGACCGCCGGGCGCTGCGTGCGCTCATCGAGCGCTGA
- a CDS encoding 1,4-dihydroxy-2-naphthoate polyprenyltransferase — MASKTRKKRPGVSGNPQKARAQVGPRPVRRAGAGDWIEGARLRTLPLAVSPVLLGTGAALVIDNALHWLLALGCLAVAVLLQIGVNFANDYSDGVRGTDDFRVGPARLTGAGKAKPRTVLIVALTFFALAALAGLALTIRTQQWWFLAVGAVCIIGAWFYTGGKRPYGYAGLGEVVVFVFFGLVATLGTTWVQVQALPQEAWFGAVAAGLFACAVLLANNLRDIEPDKKAGKKTLSVRIGKRATQVLFTVIVLVPFAISIFLALFYPPAWLTLLVLLLVLPAVLIVWTYREPKELVVALSLTSLGSLAYAALVFWALHG; from the coding sequence GTGGCCAGTAAGACCAGGAAGAAGCGACCCGGCGTCTCGGGCAACCCCCAGAAGGCACGCGCGCAGGTCGGTCCGCGTCCGGTGCGGCGCGCAGGCGCGGGGGATTGGATCGAGGGCGCGAGGCTCCGCACACTCCCGCTCGCCGTCTCCCCGGTGCTGCTGGGCACGGGTGCGGCGCTCGTGATCGACAACGCCCTGCACTGGCTGCTCGCGCTCGGCTGCCTGGCTGTCGCCGTCCTCCTGCAGATCGGCGTGAACTTCGCCAACGACTACAGTGACGGCGTCCGCGGCACGGACGACTTCCGCGTCGGACCCGCGCGTCTGACGGGCGCCGGCAAGGCGAAGCCGCGCACGGTGCTGATCGTGGCGCTGACCTTCTTCGCCCTGGCCGCGCTGGCAGGCCTCGCGCTCACCATCCGCACGCAGCAGTGGTGGTTCCTGGCCGTGGGTGCCGTCTGCATCATCGGGGCGTGGTTCTACACCGGCGGCAAGCGGCCCTACGGCTACGCGGGGCTCGGCGAGGTCGTCGTCTTCGTGTTCTTCGGGCTCGTCGCGACCCTCGGCACGACCTGGGTGCAGGTGCAGGCGCTGCCGCAGGAGGCCTGGTTCGGCGCGGTCGCCGCGGGTCTGTTCGCCTGCGCCGTGCTGCTGGCCAACAACCTGCGCGACATCGAGCCCGACAAGAAGGCGGGCAAGAAGACACTGAGCGTGCGGATCGGCAAGCGGGCGACGCAGGTGCTGTTCACCGTGATCGTGCTCGTGCCCTTCGCGATCTCGATCTTCCTGGCGCTGTTCTACCCGCCGGCATGGCTCACGCTGCTCGTGCTGCTGCTGGTGCTTCCCGCGGTGCTGATCGTGTGGACGTATCGCGAGCCGAAGGAGCTGGTGGTCGCGCTGAGTCTCACCTCGCTCGGCTCGCTGGCCTACGCGGCGCTGGTCTTCTGGGCTCTCCACGGCTGA
- a CDS encoding GNAT family N-acetyltransferase, with translation MVLVADTDPARLDRAWIWRMLSSEVYWHRWRSREQIEQQIDGAWRVVGVYDDVTGSQVGFARAVSDGVNDAYLADVVVDPSVRGAGAGKLLVRTMIDEGPGAEFRWTLFTGDAHGLYRQFGFDTPDATAMVRPGSRRVREG, from the coding sequence ATGGTCCTCGTCGCGGACACCGACCCGGCTCGGCTCGACCGCGCCTGGATCTGGCGGATGCTCTCGAGCGAGGTGTACTGGCATCGGTGGCGCTCACGGGAGCAGATCGAGCAGCAGATCGACGGAGCCTGGCGTGTGGTGGGCGTGTACGACGACGTCACCGGCTCGCAGGTGGGCTTCGCGCGCGCGGTGTCGGACGGCGTCAACGACGCCTATCTCGCCGACGTCGTGGTGGACCCCTCCGTGCGCGGGGCCGGCGCCGGCAAGCTCCTCGTGCGCACCATGATCGACGAAGGTCCCGGTGCCGAGTTCCGCTGGACGCTGTTCACCGGCGACGCGCACGGCCTGTACCGGCAGTTCGGTTTCGACACCCCCGACGCGACGGCGATGGTCCGCCCCGGCTCGCGGCGGGTGCGCGAGGGCTGA
- a CDS encoding DUF4229 domain-containing protein: MKARPAIVYSVLRVLAFLVPFAILMLLPVFRELYWLAAIFAALIGLSLSILFLRRPLAEATADLGKPREPRRPLGADDAEAEDAASGD, translated from the coding sequence GTGAAGGCCCGTCCCGCGATCGTCTACTCGGTGCTGCGCGTTCTCGCGTTCCTCGTGCCGTTCGCGATCCTCATGCTCTTGCCCGTGTTCCGGGAGCTGTACTGGCTCGCGGCCATCTTCGCCGCGCTGATCGGGCTGAGCCTGTCCATCCTCTTCCTGCGCCGCCCCTTGGCGGAGGCGACGGCCGATCTCGGCAAGCCCCGCGAGCCGCGCCGCCCGCTCGGTGCCGACGACGCCGAGGCGGAAGACGCCGCATCCGGGGACTGA
- a CDS encoding PLDc N-terminal domain-containing protein, with protein sequence MVRLLLILALVAVVFWVYTVVDCAVQPASRHRGVSKGTWLVIVILLPVVGGILWFVTGRARKNAAPVRRAPDDDPDFLRTIGSISDQDERIRRLEEELAQLDSDDETPRSPEAPGHPAPRRPDEDEPR encoded by the coding sequence ATGGTCCGGCTCCTGCTCATTCTGGCGCTGGTTGCCGTCGTCTTCTGGGTCTACACGGTCGTGGACTGCGCGGTGCAACCGGCCTCGCGTCACCGCGGCGTCAGCAAGGGCACCTGGCTGGTCATCGTGATCCTGCTGCCCGTCGTTGGCGGCATCCTGTGGTTCGTGACGGGGCGCGCGCGCAAGAACGCGGCGCCGGTGCGGCGGGCACCCGACGACGATCCGGACTTCCTCCGCACGATCGGCTCGATCAGCGACCAGGACGAGCGCATCCGTCGCTTGGAGGAGGAGCTGGCACAGCTCGACTCCGACGACGAGACCCCCCGCTCGCCGGAGGCACCGGGACATCCCGCGCCGCGTCGGCCCGACGAGGACGAGCCGCGCTGA
- the menD gene encoding 2-succinyl-5-enolpyruvyl-6-hydroxy-3-cyclohexene-1-carboxylic-acid synthase — protein MTTPEDAGRAPATDAAAALLAQLLERGVEHIVVSPGSRSQALALIAAAAETSGRARVHVRIDERVAGFTALGIGRESGVPAVVVCTSGTAVANLMPAALEAHHAGVPLLLLTADRPPELRGVGANQTTRQPGLFQPATRLDIDAPVPDAIDADGSSEQSRMFRRLADDAFDAALGAGTRPAGPVHVNLPFREPLAGALPAWFAVSGADETPDAQEEEPASGALYQGGGGIGESDVPEEPGAAPLLLTQGPRTVVIAGADAGVDAERVSHEGGWPLIAEIVSGARFGRLLVHGYRQALSDPELGGRVERAVVWGHPTLSREVTALLRRDDVEVVAIRGPGEPLNLNGRTTAVDAVAVAPGDADRAWLGEWMRASRAASVDLSPPAPDADGLASAVPRERLSAVSAELGVLRAPLDRAALVDAVWRASWPHDRLVFGSSRLVRVADQVLGGKKVPVHANRGLAGIDGTVATATGVAIASQDEGRPGVTRVLLGDLALLHDVGALLLPAAEAEPRIQVIVGNDGGGTIFDGLEVARVAEAAAIDRVQYTPQSVRLEHLALAYGWEYRRITTRAALDQALTSPAGGRQLIEVPLER, from the coding sequence ATGACGACGCCCGAAGACGCCGGCCGCGCGCCGGCGACGGATGCGGCTGCGGCGCTGCTCGCGCAGCTCTTGGAGCGCGGCGTCGAGCACATCGTGGTGAGCCCCGGTTCGCGGTCGCAGGCGCTCGCGCTGATCGCCGCCGCCGCCGAGACGTCGGGGCGCGCGCGGGTGCACGTCCGCATCGACGAGCGGGTCGCGGGTTTCACCGCCCTCGGGATCGGGCGCGAATCCGGTGTTCCGGCGGTCGTGGTGTGCACGTCCGGAACCGCCGTCGCGAACCTCATGCCTGCAGCCCTCGAGGCGCATCACGCGGGCGTTCCGCTGCTGCTGCTCACCGCAGACCGCCCGCCGGAGCTGCGCGGTGTCGGCGCGAACCAGACCACGCGGCAACCGGGGCTCTTCCAGCCGGCGACCCGTCTCGACATCGATGCTCCGGTGCCCGACGCGATCGACGCTGACGGTTCGTCCGAGCAGAGCCGTATGTTCCGCCGGCTCGCCGATGACGCGTTCGACGCCGCTCTCGGCGCCGGCACCCGCCCCGCCGGTCCCGTGCACGTCAACCTGCCCTTCCGCGAGCCGCTGGCCGGCGCCCTTCCCGCGTGGTTCGCCGTCTCCGGCGCTGACGAAACCCCCGACGCGCAGGAGGAGGAGCCCGCATCCGGAGCGCTCTACCAGGGCGGCGGCGGGATCGGCGAGTCCGACGTCCCCGAGGAGCCCGGAGCGGCTCCGCTGCTGCTGACGCAGGGCCCGCGCACGGTCGTGATCGCCGGGGCGGATGCGGGAGTCGACGCCGAACGCGTCTCGCACGAGGGAGGCTGGCCGCTCATCGCCGAGATCGTCAGCGGGGCCCGGTTCGGGCGCCTGCTCGTGCACGGCTACCGGCAGGCGCTGTCGGATCCCGAGCTCGGGGGACGCGTCGAGCGGGCCGTCGTGTGGGGCCATCCGACGCTGAGCCGCGAGGTCACCGCTCTGCTGCGTCGCGACGACGTCGAGGTCGTCGCGATACGGGGCCCCGGTGAGCCGTTGAACCTCAACGGTCGCACGACCGCCGTCGATGCGGTCGCCGTCGCGCCCGGTGACGCCGATCGTGCGTGGCTGGGGGAGTGGATGCGCGCCTCCCGTGCCGCATCGGTCGATCTCTCGCCGCCCGCGCCCGACGCGGACGGCCTCGCCTCCGCCGTCCCGCGCGAGCGGCTGTCGGCGGTCTCCGCGGAACTCGGCGTGCTGCGAGCCCCGCTCGATCGAGCGGCGCTCGTCGATGCCGTGTGGCGCGCGAGCTGGCCCCACGACCGGCTGGTCTTCGGGTCCTCCCGCCTCGTCCGCGTCGCCGATCAGGTGCTGGGCGGCAAGAAGGTTCCGGTGCACGCGAATCGCGGGCTCGCCGGCATCGACGGCACGGTCGCGACCGCGACGGGCGTGGCGATCGCGAGTCAGGACGAGGGGCGCCCCGGCGTGACCAGAGTGCTGCTGGGAGATCTCGCCCTGCTGCACGATGTCGGCGCCCTGCTGCTGCCGGCGGCGGAGGCGGAGCCGCGCATCCAGGTGATCGTGGGCAACGACGGCGGCGGCACGATCTTCGACGGGCTCGAAGTCGCCCGCGTCGCGGAGGCGGCCGCCATCGACCGCGTGCAGTACACGCCGCAGTCGGTGCGGCTGGAGCATCTCGCTCTCGCCTACGGGTGGGAGTATCGCCGGATCACGACGCGGGCCGCGCTCGACCAGGCGCTCACCTCTCCCGCCGGCGGCCGTCAGCTCATCGAGGTGCCGCTGGAGCGCTGA